A single genomic interval of Panthera uncia isolate 11264 chromosome A1 unlocalized genomic scaffold, Puncia_PCG_1.0 HiC_scaffold_17, whole genome shotgun sequence harbors:
- the LOC125935199 gene encoding NADH dehydrogenase [ubiquinone] 1 alpha subcomplex subunit 5-like — protein MAVAHCAGIHIRRHPPAVFDPFSCLDVAAAQGTVLAGLLRKTTSLVGLAACEGPHESLRVSYTKILDVLEQIPKNATCSKHIEWITNEKWVMVKAEPDVENLEDPLQGHLGGAVG, from the exons atgGCAGTTGCCCACTGTGCAGGAATCCACATCCGCAGGCACCCACCTGCCGTGTTTGACCCCTTCAGCTGTTTAGACGTGGCCGCTGCTCAGG GCACTGTCTTGGCCGGTTTGCTGAGGAAGACCACCAGCCTTGTGGGATTGGCTGCATGTGAGGGTCCACACGAGAGTCTAAGAGTATCGTACACAAAGATTCTTGATGTTCTTGAGCAAATTCCTAAAAATGCAACTTGCAGCAAGCATATAGAATGGATTACAAATGAGAAGTGGGTTATGGTTAAAGCGGAACCAGATGTTGAGAACTTAGAAGACccacttcaggggcacctgggtggcgcagtcggttaa